Proteins encoded together in one Aeromonas encheleia window:
- a CDS encoding DHCW motif cupin fold protein: protein MEIKNLPFCTTRWAEIAPTEHRGETGVARWHTQRFGELRVRMVEYSAGYLADHWCSKGHVLLCIEGELHTELQDGRVFTLTAGMSYQVADDAEPHRSFTEQGARLFIVD, encoded by the coding sequence ATGGAAATCAAGAACCTGCCGTTTTGCACGACCCGCTGGGCCGAGATAGCGCCGACCGAGCATCGGGGGGAAACCGGCGTCGCTCGCTGGCATACCCAGCGCTTTGGCGAACTGCGGGTGCGGATGGTGGAGTATTCCGCCGGCTATCTGGCGGATCACTGGTGCAGCAAGGGCCATGTGCTGCTGTGCATCGAGGGGGAACTGCACACCGAGTTGCAGGATGGCCGCGTCTTCACCCTGACGGCGGGCATGAGCTATCAGGTGGCCGACGACGCCGAGCCTCATAGATCCTTCACC
- a CDS encoding peptidase U32 family protein encodes MQDHTQTNRLELLAPAKNLAYGIEAINHGADAVYMGGPAFGARSAAGNTLEDIEALARHAHRFGAQLFIAFNTLLHDHELEQAQRLAHQIYEAGADALIVQDMGLLALDLPPIALHASTQTDNRTPEKVKFLQDVGFSQVVLARELSLEQIRAISAQTNVQLEFFIHGALCVSYSGQCNISYARTGRSANRGECAQLCRLPCSLQKPDGEVLVADSHLLSLKDMDQSTNLEALIEAGIRSFKIEGRLKGLDYVKNVTAWYRQRLDAILDKRPDLVAASAGRCSYSFVPDPKKSFNRGSTDYFLHERKADIGSPRSPKYLGEPLGRVSKISREGIEIDGHQVTLNNGDGLGFFKPNDELVGMRLNKVEGKQLLLSEPVSGLKLGTTIYRNHDSAFSKLLSTASAERRIRVDLRLSECEQGLRLDLADEQGISACVTLACDKQPADNPARALQQARDQLGKLGNTLFVARQIELVFTSSLFIAASMLNGLRRDGIAALEAARLAAYRRPERLIPLRDATYPQHRLSYLGNVLNGAAEQFFREHGVGRIAPAYEANKEEGEVVLMITKHCIRYSQNLCHKQVPGLKPEPLELKMGKDLFRLRFDCHRCEMQVMGSLKR; translated from the coding sequence ATGCAGGATCATACCCAGACTAACCGCCTCGAGCTGCTGGCTCCGGCCAAGAACCTCGCCTACGGCATCGAGGCTATCAACCATGGCGCCGATGCCGTCTACATGGGCGGCCCCGCGTTCGGCGCCCGTAGCGCCGCGGGCAACACCCTCGAGGATATAGAGGCGCTGGCGCGCCATGCCCACCGCTTCGGTGCCCAGCTGTTTATCGCCTTCAACACCCTGCTGCACGACCACGAGCTGGAGCAGGCCCAACGCCTCGCCCACCAGATTTATGAGGCCGGCGCCGACGCGCTGATCGTGCAGGACATGGGCCTGCTGGCGCTCGACCTCCCCCCCATAGCGCTGCATGCCAGCACCCAGACCGACAACCGCACGCCGGAGAAGGTGAAGTTCCTGCAGGATGTGGGCTTCTCCCAGGTGGTGCTGGCCCGCGAGTTGTCCCTCGAGCAGATCCGCGCCATCAGCGCCCAGACCAATGTGCAGCTGGAGTTCTTCATCCACGGCGCGCTCTGCGTCTCCTACAGCGGCCAGTGCAACATCAGCTATGCCCGCACCGGCCGCAGCGCGAACCGCGGCGAGTGCGCCCAACTCTGCCGGCTGCCCTGCTCGCTGCAGAAGCCGGATGGGGAGGTGCTGGTGGCGGACAGTCACCTGCTCTCCCTCAAAGACATGGATCAGAGCACGAACCTGGAGGCGCTGATCGAGGCGGGTATCCGCTCCTTCAAGATCGAGGGGCGGCTCAAGGGGCTGGATTACGTGAAGAACGTCACCGCCTGGTATCGCCAGCGGCTCGACGCCATCCTGGATAAACGCCCGGATCTGGTGGCCGCCTCCGCCGGGCGTTGCAGCTACAGCTTCGTGCCGGATCCGAAGAAGAGCTTCAATCGCGGTTCGACGGACTACTTCCTGCACGAGCGCAAGGCCGATATCGGCTCCCCCAGGAGCCCGAAATACCTGGGGGAACCCCTCGGTCGGGTCAGCAAGATCAGCCGGGAGGGGATAGAGATAGATGGGCATCAGGTGACGCTGAATAACGGCGACGGCCTCGGCTTCTTCAAGCCGAACGACGAGCTGGTGGGGATGCGGTTGAACAAGGTAGAAGGTAAGCAGTTACTGCTCTCCGAGCCGGTGTCCGGGCTCAAGCTGGGCACCACCATCTACCGCAACCACGACAGCGCGTTCAGCAAGCTGCTCTCGACCGCGAGTGCCGAGCGCCGCATCCGGGTCGATCTGCGGCTATCCGAGTGCGAGCAAGGCTTGCGGCTGGATCTCGCGGACGAGCAGGGCATAAGCGCCTGCGTGACCCTCGCCTGTGACAAACAGCCGGCCGACAACCCGGCGCGGGCGTTGCAGCAGGCGCGGGATCAGCTTGGCAAACTCGGCAACACCCTGTTTGTGGCGCGCCAGATCGAGTTGGTATTCACTTCGTCGCTGTTTATTGCGGCGTCCATGCTCAACGGTCTGCGGCGGGACGGCATAGCCGCTCTAGAGGCGGCCCGTCTGGCCGCCTACCGGCGACCCGAGCGGCTCATCCCTCTGCGCGACGCCACCTATCCCCAGCACCGGCTCTCCTACCTTGGCAACGTGCTCAACGGCGCCGCCGAGCAGTTCTTCCGCGAGCACGGGGTGGGGCGCATCGCCCCCGCCTATGAGGCGAACAAGGAGGAGGGCGAGGTGGTGCTGATGATCACCAAGCACTGCATCCGTTACAGCCAGAACCTCTGTCACAAGCAGGTGCCGGGTCTCAAACCCGAACCGCTCGAGCTGAAGATGGGCAAGGACCTGTTCCGCCTGCGCTTCGACTGCCACCGCTGCGAGATGCAGGTGATGGGCAGCCTCAAGCGCTAA
- a CDS encoding LysE family translocator produces MEFTSWLALAAICVMGAISPGPSLALIIRNTVQGGQGHGVATALGHGLGVGIYALVTALGLSLLITQTPLLFDLIRYGGAAFLAWLGIKALLAKPASGATEEAVHALRGRQGAFEGFMVAFLNPQLAIFFIALFSQFVHADTGWREGGIMMLTAGGIDAIWYVLVALVLSRGPVLAWLKAKSSVIDKVSGLVLLGLALKVVL; encoded by the coding sequence ATGGAATTCACGAGCTGGCTGGCGCTGGCGGCAATCTGTGTGATGGGGGCCATCAGCCCTGGGCCGAGTCTGGCGCTGATCATCCGTAATACGGTGCAGGGCGGGCAGGGCCACGGGGTGGCGACCGCGCTCGGCCATGGCCTGGGGGTCGGCATCTATGCACTGGTCACCGCCCTGGGTCTCTCCTTGCTGATCACCCAGACCCCGCTGCTGTTCGATCTCATTCGTTACGGCGGCGCGGCCTTCCTCGCCTGGCTCGGTATCAAGGCGCTGCTGGCGAAACCCGCGAGCGGCGCGACCGAGGAGGCGGTGCATGCGCTGCGCGGTCGGCAGGGCGCGTTCGAGGGCTTCATGGTGGCCTTCCTGAACCCCCAGCTCGCCATCTTCTTCATCGCCCTGTTCAGCCAGTTCGTCCACGCCGACACCGGCTGGCGCGAGGGCGGCATCATGATGCTGACCGCCGGTGGCATCGATGCTATCTGGTACGTGCTGGTGGCCCTGGTGCTGTCTCGCGGCCCCGTGCTGGCCTGGCTCAAGGCAAAGTCCTCCGTCATCGATAAAGTCAGCGGCTTGGTGCTGCTGGGACTGGCGCTGAAGGTGGTGCTTTGA
- a CDS encoding LysR family transcriptional regulator produces MHKANLNLLPTLKVLLETRNISRAAELLHLSQPSISKQLNQLRGEFGDELLVREGQRWLLTPRAESLAAALADPLGALARLYEAPGFEPARCERVFRLASSDYVAQHILPDICAALARAAPLAALEYSLWDKRQLPQLWQSELDLVSTITELVPDQIRGLHQGEDRLVMLMGRHHPLSGMAPTLEDYLAWPHLQVSGGGDKDSPVEQVLMPQGLSRRWFARVPFFQAAVEVLLRTDCLMTTPAHIAWQLSQEHGLSFCDLPFATRTQQYHLLWHQRHHQDPAHQWFRELAYPFLREHLQRTLGESRKQLAESRKQLDESRKPLGRS; encoded by the coding sequence GTGCACAAAGCGAATCTCAACCTGTTGCCAACCCTCAAGGTCTTGCTGGAGACCCGCAACATCAGCCGGGCGGCCGAGCTGCTGCACCTCAGTCAACCCTCCATCAGCAAGCAGCTCAATCAGCTGCGCGGCGAGTTTGGCGACGAGCTGCTGGTGCGGGAGGGGCAACGCTGGCTGTTGACCCCGCGGGCCGAGAGTCTGGCGGCGGCGCTGGCCGATCCGCTCGGGGCCCTGGCACGGCTCTACGAGGCGCCCGGCTTCGAGCCCGCCCGCTGCGAGCGGGTGTTCCGGCTCGCCTCCTCCGACTATGTGGCCCAGCACATCCTGCCCGACATCTGCGCGGCGCTGGCGAGGGCGGCGCCGCTGGCGGCGCTCGAATACAGCCTGTGGGACAAGCGCCAGCTGCCGCAGCTGTGGCAGTCCGAGCTGGATCTGGTCTCCACCATCACGGAGCTGGTGCCGGATCAGATCCGCGGCCTGCATCAGGGGGAAGACCGGCTGGTGATGCTGATGGGGCGCCACCATCCGCTGTCCGGCATGGCGCCGACCCTGGAGGACTACCTCGCCTGGCCCCATCTGCAGGTGAGCGGCGGCGGTGACAAGGACAGCCCGGTGGAGCAGGTGCTGATGCCCCAGGGCCTCTCCCGGCGCTGGTTCGCCCGGGTGCCCTTCTTCCAGGCGGCGGTCGAGGTGCTGCTGCGCACCGATTGCCTGATGACCACCCCGGCCCACATCGCCTGGCAGCTGTCGCAGGAGCACGGCCTGAGCTTCTGCGATCTGCCCTTCGCCACCCGCACCCAGCAGTATCATCTGCTGTGGCACCAGCGCCATCATCAGGATCCGGCCCACCAGTGGTTCAGGGAGCTGGCCTATCCCTTCCTGCGAGAACATCTGCAGCGGACCCTCGGCGAGAGCCGAAAACAACTAGCCGAGAGCCGAAAACAACTGGACGAGAGCCGCAAACCGCTCGGCAGATCCTGA
- a CDS encoding ketoacyl-ACP synthase III, which yields MKYANITGWGKCLPPAVLTNDALSTIMETSDEWIYPRTGIKARRVSHVSNTELATLAGRRALACAGLEAAALDGIILATATPGTLIPNCASAVQQALGAHKAAVFDLNAACTGFVYALSVATSLVQTGMMQKVLVIGAERLTQLLDWAKRDTAVLFGDGAGAVVIEASDNQSGLIANKLGCDSEAREILHVPNFGTDRVRFADIDGLFTFNFEGQEIFKRAVRGMGEATGAVLAQAGITPEQVDLIVPHQANMRIIETLAKRMNAPMDKVMVNIEHYGNTSAATVPIALCEALEQGRVKPNSYLLSAAFGAGLTWGAALIKWGDRVTPLGHCDVELPPCEQSALELIAHAVAGCQQANTEA from the coding sequence ATGAAATACGCCAATATCACCGGCTGGGGCAAATGCCTGCCCCCCGCAGTGCTGACCAACGATGCGCTCAGCACCATCATGGAAACATCGGATGAATGGATCTATCCGCGTACCGGCATCAAGGCACGCCGGGTCTCCCACGTCAGCAACACCGAACTCGCCACCCTGGCCGGCCGCCGTGCCCTGGCCTGCGCCGGTCTCGAGGCCGCGGCGCTGGATGGCATCATCCTGGCCACCGCCACCCCGGGCACCCTGATCCCGAATTGTGCCTCAGCGGTGCAGCAGGCCCTCGGCGCCCACAAGGCGGCGGTGTTCGACCTCAATGCCGCCTGTACCGGCTTCGTCTATGCGCTCTCCGTGGCCACCTCCCTGGTCCAGACCGGCATGATGCAGAAGGTGCTGGTGATAGGCGCCGAGCGTCTCACCCAGTTGCTGGACTGGGCCAAGCGCGACACCGCAGTGCTGTTTGGTGACGGCGCCGGCGCCGTGGTGATCGAGGCGAGCGACAACCAGTCCGGCCTCATCGCCAACAAGCTCGGCTGCGACAGCGAGGCGCGCGAGATCCTGCACGTGCCGAACTTTGGCACCGATCGGGTACGCTTCGCCGACATCGACGGCCTCTTCACCTTCAACTTCGAGGGGCAGGAGATCTTCAAGCGGGCCGTGCGCGGCATGGGCGAGGCCACCGGCGCCGTGCTGGCCCAGGCCGGCATCACCCCCGAGCAGGTCGATCTCATAGTGCCGCACCAGGCCAACATGCGCATCATCGAGACCCTGGCCAAGCGCATGAATGCGCCCATGGACAAGGTGATGGTCAACATAGAGCACTACGGCAACACCTCGGCCGCCACCGTGCCCATCGCCCTGTGCGAGGCGCTGGAGCAGGGTCGGGTCAAGCCGAACTCCTATCTGCTCAGCGCCGCCTTCGGGGCCGGCCTGACCTGGGGCGCCGCCCTTATCAAGTGGGGCGACAGGGTCACCCCGCTTGGCCACTGCGATGTCGAGCTGCCGCCCTGCGAGCAGAGCGCGCTGGAGCTGATCGCCCACGCCGTCGCGGGCTGCCAGCAGGCCAACACCGAGGCCTGA
- a CDS encoding patatin-like phospholipase family protein encodes MSRRQTALVVEGGAMRGIFAAGVLDAFMARGVTAFDHCIGVSAGAVNLAAFLAGQQGRNHSVITDYSCRPEFISLAKFMRGGHWLDLDWLWEITIRECRLDLARFAANPVPLTVVTTRVSDGQAAYLKATAEELEQQIKASCSVPLAYRDFVRLGGEAMTDGGVADSIPVRHAYEQGARDITVVLSRPLGYRKRAPRLPALHRYLLRQTPALARASLARHHSYNDAIDFIRNPPADCRIRLIHPPAGFRVGRMTTDPDKLEQGYQMGWQAAQAYLGTD; translated from the coding sequence ATGAGTCGGCGGCAAACGGCCCTGGTGGTCGAGGGGGGCGCCATGCGCGGCATCTTTGCCGCCGGGGTGCTGGATGCCTTCATGGCCAGGGGAGTGACGGCGTTCGATCACTGCATCGGGGTCTCGGCGGGAGCGGTCAACCTGGCGGCCTTCCTGGCCGGCCAGCAGGGGCGCAACCACAGCGTCATCACGGATTACTCCTGTCGCCCCGAGTTCATCAGCCTGGCGAAGTTCATGCGCGGCGGTCACTGGCTGGATCTCGACTGGCTGTGGGAGATCACCATCCGCGAGTGCCGGCTCGATCTGGCGCGGTTTGCCGCGAACCCTGTGCCGCTGACGGTGGTAACCACCCGGGTCTCGGACGGGCAGGCCGCCTATCTCAAGGCGACGGCGGAGGAGCTGGAGCAGCAGATCAAGGCCTCCTGCTCGGTGCCGCTCGCCTATCGCGACTTCGTGCGGCTCGGGGGTGAGGCGATGACCGACGGCGGGGTGGCGGACTCCATCCCGGTGCGCCACGCCTATGAGCAGGGGGCGCGGGACATCACAGTGGTGCTCTCCCGCCCGCTCGGCTATCGCAAGCGGGCGCCGCGTCTGCCCGCCCTGCACCGTTACCTGCTGCGGCAGACCCCGGCGCTGGCCCGCGCCAGCCTGGCCCGCCATCACAGCTACAACGACGCCATCGACTTCATCCGCAATCCGCCGGCGGATTGCCGCATCCGGCTCATTCATCCGCCCGCGGGCTTCAGGGTCGGTCGCATGACCACGGATCCGGACAAGCTGGAGCAGGGCTATCAGATGGGCTGGCAGGCGGCGCAGGCCTACCTGGGCACGGATTAG
- a CDS encoding endonuclease/exonuclease/phosphatase family protein produces the protein MKNINKSLIAAAISLGMLAGCDSNNDSKAPDPMVRFATFNLSFDRTAPGMLSGELALDRAAQDALLARYQDGDTSLGKAEITQAKDVQQIRNIAEIIQRTRPDVFLLNEFDNDGKGESTADLKAFNDNYLAHAQHGEVQAISYPVMQNFATNTGLMSGHDLNLDGKRNSGPDDAWGFGNYHGQYAFALMSKYPIDTKGIRTFQQFKWKDMPGEQNPIIDDCNNPKAPIPAGRQCGDAWYDAAAWEQFPLSSKNHADVPVRIKQGNKEVVVHFLLSHPTPPIFGNAARHNVKHNRAEVAFWQDYVEAASYMVDDAGKAGGLPQGARFVIAGDLNADPQLGDGDLSAIQDLHNHALVNQAVTNGALIPVSQGGPECLASQPDQCKRNNGRTTPERITSSSGLQLDHLIPSANLNAVASGVFWPASFEPGYHLVYDAKLGIAKGVSSDHRLVWVDVELNP, from the coding sequence ATGAAAAATATCAACAAGTCCCTGATCGCCGCTGCCATTTCCCTCGGAATGCTGGCAGGCTGTGACAGCAACAATGACTCCAAGGCCCCCGATCCCATGGTTCGCTTCGCTACCTTCAACCTCTCGTTCGATCGCACCGCCCCCGGCATGTTGAGCGGCGAACTGGCCCTGGACCGCGCCGCCCAGGACGCCCTGCTGGCCCGCTATCAGGACGGTGACACCAGCCTCGGCAAGGCCGAGATCACCCAGGCCAAAGACGTGCAGCAGATCCGCAATATCGCCGAGATCATCCAGCGCACCCGCCCGGACGTCTTCCTGCTGAACGAATTCGACAACGACGGCAAGGGCGAGAGCACCGCCGATCTGAAGGCGTTCAACGACAACTACCTGGCCCATGCCCAGCACGGCGAGGTGCAGGCCATCAGCTACCCGGTGATGCAGAATTTCGCCACCAACACCGGCCTGATGAGCGGTCATGACCTCAATCTGGACGGCAAGCGCAACAGCGGGCCGGATGACGCCTGGGGCTTTGGCAACTACCACGGCCAGTACGCCTTCGCCCTGATGTCGAAATATCCCATCGATACCAAAGGGATCCGCACCTTCCAGCAGTTCAAGTGGAAGGACATGCCCGGCGAGCAGAACCCCATCATCGACGACTGCAACAACCCCAAGGCCCCGATCCCGGCCGGTCGCCAGTGCGGCGATGCCTGGTATGACGCCGCGGCCTGGGAGCAGTTCCCGCTCTCCTCCAAGAATCACGCGGACGTGCCGGTGCGCATCAAGCAGGGCAACAAGGAGGTGGTGGTCCACTTCCTCCTCTCCCACCCGACCCCGCCCATCTTCGGCAACGCGGCGCGCCACAACGTCAAGCACAACAGAGCCGAGGTCGCCTTCTGGCAGGACTATGTGGAGGCCGCCAGCTACATGGTGGACGACGCGGGCAAGGCCGGCGGCCTGCCACAGGGCGCCAGGTTCGTCATCGCCGGGGATCTCAACGCCGATCCCCAGCTCGGTGACGGGGATCTCAGTGCCATCCAGGACCTGCATAACCATGCGCTGGTCAACCAGGCGGTCACCAACGGCGCCCTGATCCCGGTCAGCCAGGGTGGCCCCGAGTGCCTCGCCAGCCAGCCGGATCAGTGCAAGCGCAACAACGGCCGCACCACCCCGGAGCGCATCACCAGCAGCAGCGGCCTGCAGCTCGATCACCTGATCCCCTCCGCCAACCTCAACGCGGTCGCCTCCGGCGTGTTCTGGCCCGCCAGCTTCGAGCCGGGCTACCACCTGGTGTATGACGCCAAGCTCGGCATCGCCAAGGGAGTGAGCTCGGATCACCGCCTGGTGTGGGTGGACGTCGAACTGAACCCCTAA